Proteins from a genomic interval of Bombus affinis isolate iyBomAffi1 unplaced genomic scaffold, iyBomAffi1.2 ctg00000074.1, whole genome shotgun sequence:
- the LOC126927105 gene encoding uncharacterized protein LOC126927105 — MATGDELANLRRRRGYCSAQFTRLAKKLEDMEQSGCPDEVVLLHIKERLETFEKEIRALQHQIVTLDEGEIARGSELAEEYEGLQCRVAKQLINTRRSTPSQSTNGESAVGRESASLKLPEVRIPTFDGALEDWQSFYDAFSSAIDRNENLAPVQKFHHLRTALTGRAARSIQSLPITDANYAIAMDALREKFDCHRQICMRHWDLIFDYPKITKETPEAIDDLIETVKVHLQALERLGDPVMSNAILIKLVTSKLPSAVVREWQHTLPDKKLPPYTHLVDFLKTRTHSDRACSSLTVKKGASEQHERRRQDAPRSYTFVTTHNTLLCPDCHEQHELWNCHASKTKTPKERLEIAKGASLCTNCLGKGHALTQCSAGSCRICRQRHHTYLHQDQGHSKTRTRVDRTSSGRSSSDRSSSGRSSPSSPSPRPSHRSRRSSSPTRASRRYSRRNSRRESPRTSPRTSPTRESRSPRSAASGSTISSSPKRQGKQ; from the coding sequence atggcaaccggagACGAGCTCGCCAACTTGCGTCGTCGCCGGGGCTACTGTagcgcccagtttacacgcctcgcaaaaaaactggaagacatggaacaatcaggctgtccggacGAGGTCGTCTTGCTTCACATTAAAGAACGTCTAGAAACCTTCGAGAAGGAAATCCGTGCATTACAACACCAGATCGTAActttagacgagggagagatcgcgcgcggcagtgagctagcggaagaatacgaagGGCTGCAATGCCGAGTAGCcaaacaattaattaatacacgacgaagtacgccgtcacagTCGACAAACGGCGAATCAGCCGTCGGCCGCGAGTCCGCGtcgcttaaactaccggaggttcgcatacctacatttgatggcgccctcgaggattggcagtCGTTTTACGATGCCTTCTCATCAGCGATAGATAGAAACGAAAATTTAGCACCGGTTCAGAAATTTCATCATCTCCGAACAGCCCTGACCGGCCgggccgcgcgaagcatacagtCATTACCCATCACCGACgcaaattacgcaatcgccatgGACGCTCTTAgggaaaaattcgactgccaccgtcagATCTGCATGCGTCACTGGGACTTGATTTTCGACTATCCCAAAATAACTAAAGAAACACCCGAAGCTATAGACGATCTTATCGAGACAGTCAAGGTACATCTCCAAGCGTTAGAAAGACTCGGGGACCCAGTCATGTCAAACGCCATTCTCATAAAGCTTGTCACGTCGAAGCTACCCTCAGCCGTCGTTCGCGAATGGCAGCATACCCTACCGGACAAGAAATTGCCGCCATATACGCATTTAGTAGATTTTCTAAAAACACGGACGCATAGCGATAGAGCGTGCTCATCATTAACCGTCAAAAAGGGGGCGTCCGAGCAACACGAACGTAGGCGACAGGACGCGCCGCGAAGTTATACATTCGTAACTACACATAATACGTTGTTGTGTCCGGACTGCCACGaacaacacgaattatggaattgcCATGCCTCCAAAACGAAGacgcccaaagaacgcctggaaatcgccaaaggggcgtcgctctgtaccaacTGTTTAGGCAAGGGACACGCTCTCACTCAATGCTCCGCGGGATCatgtcgcatctgtagacagcgacatcacacgtatctgcatcaagaccAGGGGCATAGCAAAACACGAACACGTGTCGACCGAACATCGAGCGGTCGATCGTCGAGCGACCGATCATCCAGCGGTCGATCTTCGCCCAGTTCACCGTCCCCGCGTCCgtcacatcgttcgagacgctCATCTTCCCCCACCCGAGCGTCTCGCCGGTATTCTCGCCGAAATTCTCGCCGAgagtctccccgaacgtctccgcgaacatcCCCGACACGCGAATCTCGGTCACCGCGATCGGCGGCATCGGGATCGACCatatcgtccagtcctaaacgacaaggaaaacaatga